A stretch of the Candidatus Hydrogenedentota bacterium genome encodes the following:
- a CDS encoding ATP-binding protein, with protein MASTDRVNIRPGVSILSVLRHLNYRPWFAIAEFVDNALQSFLSNRDEIEHFEGQGFPLLVQIAFDPAEGGRLTVRDNAAGIHESDYARAFRPAEVPPDRAGLSEFGMGMKSAACWFAPQWAVRTSALGEPFEREVAFDIATIVKDDLEELVVTTAPANKNTHFTEITLTNLYKIPQTRTLSKIKEHLGSIYRIFIHEGLLVLKFDDQPLTYSQPNILVAPHYREPGSEPVQWRKEIDLDLGLGLRARGFAALRERGDVSRAGFALFRRNRLIQGSADEGYRPEQVFGKSNSYAFQRLFGELHLDGFDVSHTKDGFRWEENEEEFLALLKEELDSKPIRLLDQAEGYRSRPKPEEYRVGAETAVRRTADTIVREVPRILEQQLTAPPELKTPPPILMKTVTVAERIIDAEFQGCHWRIALELSSDPSIDEWVEISVQPAAQYDAKGEAIWRVGVRLALAHPFMERFGGTDAARIEPLLRVAVAVVLAEVTARASGVGGAGTIRRNINELLRDALSKA; from the coding sequence ATGGCTAGCACAGATCGTGTTAACATACGCCCCGGTGTCAGCATCCTTTCCGTGCTACGCCACCTGAACTATCGGCCATGGTTTGCGATTGCAGAGTTTGTTGATAACGCATTACAGAGCTTTCTGAGCAATCGCGACGAAATTGAGCATTTCGAGGGGCAGGGCTTTCCATTGCTTGTGCAAATCGCCTTCGATCCGGCTGAGGGTGGGCGATTAACGGTCCGAGATAACGCAGCTGGAATCCATGAATCGGACTACGCCAGAGCATTTCGCCCCGCAGAGGTTCCACCTGATCGGGCTGGTCTTTCTGAATTTGGGATGGGAATGAAGAGCGCTGCGTGCTGGTTCGCGCCTCAGTGGGCAGTGCGAACATCAGCGCTTGGTGAGCCATTCGAGCGTGAGGTGGCCTTTGACATTGCAACCATTGTCAAAGATGATCTTGAGGAGTTAGTAGTAACGACAGCGCCAGCCAATAAGAATACCCATTTCACAGAAATTACCCTTACCAATTTGTACAAGATCCCTCAAACACGGACTCTTAGCAAAATTAAGGAGCATCTTGGAAGCATTTACCGCATCTTCATCCACGAGGGGCTACTGGTGCTGAAATTCGATGACCAGCCCTTGACCTATAGCCAACCAAACATTCTCGTGGCACCGCATTATCGTGAGCCTGGCAGTGAGCCAGTGCAGTGGCGCAAAGAGATCGATCTTGATTTGGGCCTGGGTCTTCGGGCACGAGGGTTCGCCGCATTGAGGGAACGTGGCGATGTTTCCCGTGCTGGCTTCGCTCTCTTCCGCCGCAATCGCTTGATTCAGGGTAGTGCTGATGAGGGTTATCGGCCGGAGCAAGTCTTCGGTAAGTCAAATAGCTATGCATTTCAGCGCCTCTTTGGTGAGTTACACCTAGATGGTTTCGATGTGAGTCACACAAAAGATGGTTTTCGGTGGGAAGAGAATGAGGAAGAATTTCTAGCCTTGCTCAAAGAAGAACTTGATAGCAAGCCAATTCGCTTGCTTGATCAAGCGGAGGGCTACCGGTCGAGGCCGAAGCCTGAGGAGTACAGGGTTGGAGCAGAGACGGCTGTGCGACGAACAGCCGATACAATTGTGCGCGAAGTTCCACGTATTTTGGAGCAACAACTCACCGCACCACCCGAACTGAAGACTCCACCGCCGATCCTCATGAAGACTGTAACAGTGGCGGAGCGTATCATAGATGCTGAGTTCCAAGGATGCCATTGGCGAATCGCATTAGAATTGTCTAGCGATCCAAGCATCGATGAGTGGGTGGAGATTTCTGTCCAGCCTGCCGCTCAGTATGATGCTAAAGGCGAGGCGATCTGGCGAGTGGGAGTGCGACTGGCTCTTGCACACCCATTCATGGAGCGATTTGGTGGAACTGACGCTGCCAGAATCGAGCCTCTCCTCCGAGTAGCTGTCGCTGTTGTTCTAGCAGAAGTCACGGCCCGTGCAAGTGGGGTCGGCGGTGCTGGGACAATTCGCCGAAACATTAACGAGTTGCTGCGCGATGCCCTATCGAAAGCCTAA
- a CDS encoding PD-(D/E)XK motif protein has product MLDLNSIFDSLAVPTTDKSEGFRFSALPIPGLERHRLGKSVRGEPTLLIAVADAVERGRPVPIALEHLAIQHDMDCRIARPDGSVENGQFTVVRCVGADQALSSYFLRVASALVASLGEAPLRVDVSKAIDGLVELFRAMKDLPRKSIQGLWAELFVIARAHDPGMLVKAWHATPGDRYDFSLGLQRVEVKSTASRLRRHYFTIEQLHPPRDTVLVVVSLFVERAGAGLSIVDLVDEIRSHLSGDVDLAHWVDRVVALTLGEDWRLAEDERFDNALAQSSLACYEPVAIPRLDAAVPLGVSEVRFRSDLTNIPSIPVGSLRSADGLIRALMPRRRAG; this is encoded by the coding sequence ATGCTTGACTTAAACTCGATATTTGACTCACTAGCAGTACCGACTACAGACAAGTCGGAGGGATTTCGTTTCTCTGCCCTCCCCATTCCAGGACTTGAACGGCACCGTCTAGGTAAGAGTGTGCGAGGCGAGCCAACCCTGCTTATTGCTGTCGCTGATGCAGTAGAGCGGGGGCGACCAGTGCCAATCGCCCTGGAACATCTTGCAATCCAACATGATATGGATTGCCGAATCGCCCGCCCAGATGGATCTGTTGAGAACGGGCAGTTCACTGTTGTTCGCTGTGTAGGTGCTGATCAGGCGCTCTCTTCCTACTTCCTACGAGTTGCCAGCGCCCTTGTTGCCTCTCTTGGCGAAGCTCCACTGCGGGTAGATGTTTCAAAGGCAATTGACGGCTTAGTCGAACTCTTCCGAGCAATGAAAGACCTTCCGCGCAAATCAATTCAGGGACTTTGGGCAGAATTGTTTGTCATCGCCCGCGCTCACGATCCGGGTATGTTGGTGAAAGCATGGCATGCTACACCGGGAGATCGCTATGATTTCAGCCTGGGGCTTCAACGTGTCGAAGTCAAGAGTACCGCCAGTAGGCTACGGCGGCACTACTTCACAATCGAGCAGCTACATCCACCGCGTGATACTGTGCTGGTCGTGGTCTCGCTGTTTGTTGAGCGCGCCGGTGCCGGGCTTTCAATCGTCGATCTAGTCGATGAAATACGGAGCCACTTGTCCGGCGATGTTGATTTAGCGCATTGGGTTGATCGAGTAGTAGCACTTACGCTAGGGGAAGACTGGAGGTTAGCGGAGGATGAACGATTTGACAATGCACTAGCACAGAGTTCTCTGGCTTGTTATGAACCAGTTGCTATTCCTCGACTTGATGCTGCTGTACCACTTGGGGTCAGTGAGGTACGATTTCGCTCCGATCTTACGAACATTCCTTCAATTCCGGTCGGCAGCCTGCGATCAGCAGATGGTTTGATTAGGGCGCTAATGCCGCGCAGGAGAGCAGGTTAG
- a CDS encoding Z1 domain-containing protein, which translates to MNENAKVSGAELVELIPTADSDKQWKPTIGTETLAMLDQVPITSRQTVMDEALDVLSWCLPPSETEGSRTGLVIGYVQSGKTMSFTTVSALAHDNGFQLIIVITGTSVPLFKQSKERLVEDLRLQDRGRPWKHFANPTVRGNARRSIESALQRWKDSSISHMERQTVLITVMKHGTHLDNLIRLLASLDLRAVPTLLIDDEADQASLNNLVKKGKESPTYRRILELRTNVPHHTFLQYTATPQALLLINLIDVLSPGFGYVLTPGLAYTGGVTFFEERLDLVRRIPLMDVPTARNKLEEPPQSLLEAMRIFFIGAAAGSILGPPPHNRSMMVHPSKNTLAHADYSYWVNAIMRRWQGTLALAETDPDRQELVVEFRDSYDKLATTTDALPPFNVLINILSRVIRETIPTTVNARQGQTPEIDWKQDYAHLLIGGQALDRGYTVEGLTVTYMPRGQGVGNADTIQQRARWFGYKAAYLGFCRVYLAEQTFHAYQGYVEHEEDVRGQLRQHLAAGRSLDEWKRLFLLDSQLRPTRHNVLDLDYVRGNFARSWFEPRAPHYSKEALEQNRALVQEFCSTLQFAPDSGDERRLDAHRHLVAIDVPLTDVYANFLTPLTITGPNDSLRYMGLLLQIRRYLEQHRDAPCTVYRMRPKVDRPIYRTVDQQGEIPELFQGAYPDKRGEIYPGDRTIRSESALTIQIHHLDEVRQDGEVIALDVPVVAIWIPRDMTADWLLQDQGDDA; encoded by the coding sequence ATGAACGAGAATGCCAAAGTCTCAGGTGCTGAACTAGTCGAATTAATACCGACAGCTGATAGCGACAAGCAGTGGAAACCAACCATTGGGACTGAAACTCTTGCTATGCTCGATCAGGTGCCGATCACAAGCCGACAGACAGTAATGGATGAGGCGTTGGATGTACTTTCTTGGTGTTTGCCGCCTTCCGAAACAGAAGGGAGTCGGACTGGCTTAGTCATCGGCTATGTCCAAAGTGGTAAAACGATGTCCTTTACAACGGTATCAGCACTGGCACACGACAATGGATTTCAGTTGATCATCGTAATTACCGGCACATCGGTGCCTCTATTCAAGCAGTCGAAGGAACGTCTTGTGGAAGACTTAAGGTTGCAAGATCGTGGACGGCCTTGGAAACACTTCGCCAACCCTACGGTTCGTGGAAATGCACGCCGTAGCATCGAGAGTGCTTTGCAGCGATGGAAGGATTCGTCAATTTCCCACATGGAGCGGCAGACTGTACTAATTACGGTAATGAAGCACGGAACTCACTTGGACAACCTAATAAGACTGCTCGCTTCTCTTGATCTACGTGCAGTGCCTACGTTGCTCATTGACGACGAGGCTGATCAAGCTAGCCTGAATAACCTGGTTAAGAAAGGGAAGGAAAGCCCAACCTATCGAAGGATTCTGGAATTACGCACTAACGTGCCGCACCATACATTTCTCCAGTACACCGCAACTCCGCAAGCGCTCTTGCTGATAAACCTGATCGACGTGCTGTCTCCTGGCTTTGGATATGTACTCACTCCTGGCCTTGCATATACGGGTGGCGTAACCTTCTTTGAGGAGCGTCTCGATCTCGTCCGCCGCATTCCTCTGATGGATGTGCCCACAGCCCGCAACAAACTTGAGGAGCCACCCCAGAGCCTACTGGAAGCAATGCGGATTTTCTTCATTGGCGCAGCCGCAGGCTCGATTCTCGGCCCTCCGCCACATAATCGATCAATGATGGTTCACCCTTCAAAGAACACATTAGCGCACGCAGACTACAGCTACTGGGTAAACGCTATTATGCGGCGATGGCAAGGCACTCTTGCACTCGCAGAGACAGACCCAGATCGTCAGGAACTCGTGGTCGAATTCCGCGACTCGTATGACAAACTTGCAACCACAACTGACGCACTGCCGCCATTCAATGTGCTCATCAACATATTGTCGCGCGTAATCCGCGAGACTATTCCTACGACCGTAAATGCCCGTCAAGGACAAACGCCCGAAATCGATTGGAAGCAAGATTACGCTCACCTGCTGATTGGTGGGCAAGCGCTAGATCGCGGCTATACCGTTGAAGGTCTGACGGTAACTTACATGCCGCGTGGCCAAGGTGTGGGCAATGCTGATACTATCCAGCAACGTGCGCGTTGGTTCGGATATAAGGCAGCTTATCTGGGCTTCTGCCGCGTGTATCTCGCCGAGCAGACGTTCCATGCCTATCAAGGTTATGTGGAACATGAGGAAGATGTTCGAGGACAACTACGGCAGCACCTAGCCGCAGGCCGAAGCCTAGATGAATGGAAGCGGCTGTTTCTACTAGACAGTCAGCTTCGGCCAACCCGCCACAACGTCTTAGACCTTGACTATGTTCGTGGTAACTTCGCACGTTCGTGGTTTGAGCCTCGTGCTCCACACTATTCCAAGGAGGCGCTTGAGCAGAATCGTGCGCTCGTCCAGGAGTTCTGCTCAACCTTGCAATTCGCGCCAGATTCCGGCGACGAACGACGCCTTGATGCACATCGCCATCTTGTCGCAATTGACGTTCCGCTTACGGACGTCTATGCTAATTTTCTCACCCCGTTAACAATAACAGGGCCAAACGACTCGCTGCGCTATATGGGGCTCCTGCTCCAAATTCGAAGGTATTTGGAGCAGCACCGAGATGCACCTTGCACTGTCTATCGAATGCGACCAAAGGTAGATAGGCCCATTTATCGTACGGTTGATCAGCAAGGAGAAATACCCGAACTCTTCCAAGGTGCGTATCCTGATAAACGCGGTGAGATCTATCCAGGCGATCGGACAATCCGATCAGAGAGCGCCCTAACGATTCAGATTCATCACTTGGATGAGGTTCGCCAGGACGGCGAAGTCATTGCACTCGATGTCCCAGTGGTCGCCATTTGGATACCACGCGACATGACTGCCGATTGGTTGCTGCAAGATCAAGGGGACGATGCATAG
- a CDS encoding DNA cytosine methyltransferase, with translation MQCMRFIDLFAGLGGFHLALQQLGHTCVFASELDPQLRALYQTNFGMVAAGDIRAVREEDIPEHDVLCAGFPCQPFSKAGEQNGLADPKWGDLLYEILRVVKYHKPRFVMLENVPNFARHDQGRTWQKAEALLQAAGYDICHRKLSPHRYGIPQVRERVFIVGSRDGLGNFEWPQETRIPTSISKVLDKNPPDARRLSDQVIACIGVWQEFVERFPKDQELPSFPIWSMEFGATYPYELTTPFASELEDLRQFKGNHGRALSGLAKDDLMQALPSYARTPQPRFPDWKVQFIRQNRELYSKNRDWIDKWMTKILTFPPSLQKFEWNCKGADRNIWNLVIQFRASGVRVKRPTTAPSLVAMTTTQVPIIAWEQRYMTPKECARLQSMEELSELPATPTAAYKALGNAVNVKIVKMIAEQLLAEKSPAPPALGSLLLVQAGLFE, from the coding sequence ACTTGGCGCTCCAGCAGTTAGGACATACTTGCGTTTTCGCAAGTGAACTCGATCCGCAATTACGAGCACTCTATCAAACCAATTTTGGGATGGTAGCTGCGGGAGATATCAGGGCTGTAAGAGAAGAGGACATACCAGAACATGATGTGCTATGCGCGGGATTTCCATGCCAACCATTCTCAAAGGCAGGCGAGCAGAATGGCCTTGCAGATCCGAAGTGGGGAGATCTGCTGTACGAAATATTGCGGGTGGTGAAATACCATAAGCCGCGCTTCGTTATGCTGGAGAACGTGCCTAACTTCGCTCGCCACGACCAGGGACGGACGTGGCAGAAAGCGGAGGCATTACTCCAAGCAGCGGGTTACGATATCTGTCACCGTAAACTCTCACCACATCGCTACGGCATCCCTCAAGTGCGTGAGCGTGTATTTATCGTCGGTAGCCGGGATGGTTTAGGTAACTTTGAATGGCCTCAGGAAACTCGTATACCAACTTCGATTTCGAAGGTATTGGACAAGAATCCTCCCGATGCCCGGCGATTATCAGACCAGGTTATTGCGTGTATTGGGGTGTGGCAAGAGTTCGTGGAGCGATTCCCAAAGGATCAGGAATTGCCGTCATTTCCAATCTGGTCGATGGAGTTCGGGGCAACTTATCCTTATGAACTGACGACGCCATTTGCATCAGAGTTAGAAGACCTGCGGCAATTCAAAGGCAACCATGGCCGAGCATTGAGTGGCCTAGCTAAAGATGACTTGATGCAGGCGCTGCCTTCATATGCGAGGACGCCTCAACCACGCTTCCCTGATTGGAAGGTCCAGTTCATTCGCCAGAATCGTGAGTTGTATTCGAAGAACAGGGATTGGATCGATAAGTGGATGACGAAAATCCTGACCTTCCCACCCAGCTTGCAGAAATTCGAGTGGAACTGTAAGGGTGCTGATAGGAACATTTGGAACCTAGTAATCCAGTTTCGGGCATCGGGAGTTCGCGTGAAGCGCCCAACGACCGCGCCATCTCTCGTGGCGATGACCACAACTCAGGTACCGATCATCGCTTGGGAGCAGCGATACATGACGCCAAAGGAATGTGCTCGACTTCAAAGTATGGAGGAACTGAGCGAGTTACCAGCGACACCCACGGCGGCGTACAAGGCACTAGGAAATGCGGTGAATGTTAAGATTGTGAAGATGATCGCTGAGCAACTCTTAGCAGAGAAGTCACCAGCGCCACCAGCCCTGGGCAGCCTGCTGCTTGTGCAAGCAGGGCTTTTCGAGTAA